In Miscanthus floridulus cultivar M001 chromosome 8, ASM1932011v1, whole genome shotgun sequence, the sequence CTCTGGAATGACGCCCATCCCTTCGACGGTAGCTTCCTTTAGCCCTGATTTGTATAAACCTGCCAAGTACTTCAAATAAGCACAGGCTTGACAGAGTATTTCGCATGGGtgttttattattttcctatatcgAATCAGGCTCTCTTTTGGCTTTTCCATGTGGCCCAACAAATGACCAATACCTCTAACTGCATTCTCATATTATGTCTGTATCCTACTTAAACCCTTGATAACACTTGAGAGCAATATAAAACTCAATTGAATGGAGACTAGCCTCTGTTTGTACTCCTAGATAGCATCATTGTCCCCTATCAGACCATTTCCTTTTAGAAACACGTGAAGATGTTCCATATGGCTGTCTGTCTTCTTTTCTGTTTTCCTAATACTAGTACACATGGTCAGATATTTATACAAGCCTAGCAAGTGTAGTAGCAACATTTGCACCCTTTTAAATTTTAAACTTTTAATATGACAAAAGTCTCATCAAACATCAAATGCAACTAGAAAGCAATCATCCTCTGAATTCCACGGCCCAATTCCAGTCTGGAAATTATTTACATTACATTTACAAGTTCATATCTCAAATCTCGTTGCCACAAATATGTCTTGCTCTGAGTATGATCTCTTTACAATAAATAGTTTCCTTCAGCATCATAAGACGGCAGTTTTACTCTTCATCACGGATTTAGTTGCAATCTGCATGTGTTTAGCAACTCATTATAGCACTGTAGTCAACTCCAGTTAACCAATTGAAATATATATAGAGAATAAATGTTATACCCTAGCTTAGGAGCAGTCGATGGTTCAATGTTATCCTGTTGTGGCAGTGTGCTGAGTCCAAGTTGCACAGGAACATCTCTGGTTTCTACTACTGCAAAGTTTAATGGAGTCGGTGACTCTCGATTAACTCCACTTGTTCCTTCAGTCTCATAGATCTGAGAACAATTAAACCATGTCATATGTGTGGTTAGGCGGTTACTTAGTAATATTTTTGTTCAATTCATCAGATACCTTTTTATGTAACTCAACATTTTCTTGGCGAACCAGGTTGATCTTATTGTACAAGTCTGTGTTTTCTTGGCGAAATAAACTTGCCTGCGACCAACAGAGTGGTTAGTCAGTGTtactaaatcaaataaaacacttAACACAGAACTATAAATTCATCATACTGCAGACCTGTCGATTCAATTCGTGAATCTCATCTATCAAGAGATGGTCCTGTTAAGAGCATCAACAGTAGTAACTATCTTTAGTAATTTGTTGAACAATTGATTATAAAAATTTGATTAAGAATCAAACCTTCTTTGCGCGGACACCACGCAGGCTTGTTTCCAACTGATTCTCTAGGGACTGCAGTTCTTTAACATTCAGCCCAGAAAGATCCTCTCCCATCAACTGCCTGTAACCAATTAATATGCAGTACCAATTAATGTTGTGTTTTATACAATTATACACACAGTCTAGCCATGATGTTTGCCAATTGCTGATATATGTGGCTTGACATTTGTGTTTTCTCTATAAATATTTGGAGCATCATCAGAATATGTTTTGATATACCCTTGTTTCTTTTGTATGGAAAAAAGTCGTTTTACAAAATTTGGCTAACAGTTAATCAAATTATATGCAGGCTTAGTGTATGAAAATTATATCAATATTCATATCTCGCAAAGCTTTTAAAACAATATTGATTTTTCTGGGTTTGATTTATTCTAAGAGAAATTCATGGTCAAAGTACAATTCTAAAGACTTATTCAAATCTTAATGCGCCTTTAAAATGAAGCAGGGGAAGTAGTTTAGCTGTGATAGCTGTGTTTTGGTTTTATTGTTGGCCGTAGTATAATTTCCACGTGCTCAACTTATCTCATATAAAGTATTTTGATGTCTACTGTCTAGCCTTTCACATGATAATTTGGCTCTTACTAATTGTTTCTGTTATCTATGAATGTGCAATAGTTGTAGCTGCATTTGGATGTTGCATGCTTGTGCATTGTGCTTCCGTCTCTGAATAGTGAAGTTTCTAATGAATAACTTGCTTGAAACTTTTGCAGGGTTTTTGAACCATACCAATAATTTTCTTGCAAGTTGTGCAGTTGTTGTGTCAAGCTTGCTGCCTCCCTTTGCCAAAACTATGAAGAAAAACACAGGTTATGTTATCAGTGAACACATTGGCACAAATTTTAACTGATATGTGTTGGTAACAGACATGACATTTAATTGGAATCTTGCAGCATGATACACACACAGCAGCTCTTAGGTActcactccattccaaattataagacattttgggttttctagacacaatgattttactatgcatctagacaaagtgtatatctaagtgcatagcaaaaactatgtctAGAAAAGCCGAAACGTCTTATGATTTGGAATGGAAGGAGTACAAAACTAAGAGGGAACAATGTTTGTTACTAGAACTAGAAATTGCAATCCAGACTTGTCCAATTTTGCAATGTGGAGGCTATTTTAATGCGACTTTGCTTACTTTTGGATCAACAAGCAGTATGTTAAGGTATTGCAGCGGGTACTGTTGTGCTACGATGTTGCAAGCAGACTCTATGAAATCATAACAAGGTGAGTGGAAATTCTTATAAGAACATGTCAGTATAAGTAAATGATCTCCTGATTTTATGATTTGAAGGGTGCTGATCGCCTTTCAGTCAGTGCTGGTTCTTTTGCCGTTACGTGTTCAGAGTGTTCAGTATCTATTCTACGTCAAGCTTTGATGTTAGTAGAGCTTGCACACTATTCCAACTTAATTTCACTGTTATGTGCATTTCATAGCACAATTAGCAGGCTGGATTGGCATGCATAGTTTCATTCTACGTTCTTTGCTTAGCAAGGTCGTAGAAGACTAGAAGGTATATTTGAGGGCAGTTTCTGGCGTGTAAACTATCCAGCCTGTGGCATGGTACTTCGGAGTTCATGGGATGTTCTGCAACAGCACTAGAATTTTGACAATCTAGTGTCGTGTGACACAACTGAAGTGACAAAAAGAATTCCAATTTAAATAACATTACTGGATAAGGCATTTGCTGACATCTGGTTTTCGTGATGCAAGATGGGGCCTTTCGCTCGGAGGAATTTGAATGGTTCGGAGGAAGAATGCTGCAGGAatttataagagaaaaacactgttccggatgaaaaaagaagcggatcaagccgggtttaagggcacgcgaacatgGCCATGAGTTCTAATTAACATACAGTAGTAGGATTCAAGTTCGCACGACACACTGTTCTCTGTTGGATCTCCTAATTAACTTCTGCGAAAAGGCTAACTGGTGTGTGAAGGATTCCTAGTTCACCACTATGTAAATAGGAATGCATTGCTGTTTGGTTGTTAATGATTATTGTAAAACATTTTAAGACAATTTGAAACATGTGTTTCGAGTCCAGATTGTGTAAGATCCGAATCAGCAAGATTTTGAAGCTGGCATAGCTAACTTGAAAACATCACCGAATGGGATAGAATGCCACGATCCTCGTGTAAAGACAGGTATGAACTTCTTATAAAACATATTAGAACCCAAAAATCACATCCAGCGGTATTTGATTTGTATGGCTGGGAGATGGACACTGTTCCTGGTGCTAGTAAAGTGAATATATTCCGAAAGAAAACTGTTTCCGAAGAACAGTCTTGGCAGCCATGCAACTATGCAAGTGTAAATGCCCTAAGATAAATGTATATTTACTCCCTAATAAATTGTCACTCAGCAGAGGTGCATACCCTCGTCCACTAGTAAGCTCGGCCCAAGATATACAGCCCAGATTTCTTTGACAGATTGGACAGTGGAAATTTGACGACAGCCCATCTTAGATTTTCACATCTTCTTAGCAGAGTCCAACTCTATTCGACTACTTTTTCATTTACTTGTCTTTCTTTGATTTGATTTATTTGGAAGACAACTTCTCCTTGatatcttaggccctgtttggtacagcttatTTGGGAAGCGCTTCCCAGATAAGCTACACAAATAGAGTAAAAGCGGCAGTCAAAATAAGCTGGTCTGATCCAGCTTCTGCTTTTTAGTACAAATGGGAGTTGTGGAAATAAGCGTGGCCAGAATAAGCTGCTGAAAAGCGTGACGTTTGGCTGTTGATTTCAGCTTATTTTGGCCATAAGCAGCGTATAAGCTgtaccaaacaagcccttaataTCATAGACAATGACCGGGATTTCCACACATCGCTTTTTAATATTCTATTAATAATAACTAGATGCAAGTATGATAAAATGTGCTAATTGTTCGGACCTCAGTGAAATTTACATGTAAAAAAGGACAATTTCAAACAAAGAAAGGACTATATATGAATGGAGAATATGTATTACAACTATAGCCATGAATTACATTTCAAGTATATGGAAAACAACTATGTTTTACATAGCTAGCAATAGCGTCTAGCCCTAAAACACAGAACCTAGAGAGTATGTTGTTTCTCAGCAGTGAATGACTTCTGCTTTTAGTTACATGCTTGTAGGGAGTAGGGACCAACAAAGCCATAGTTTCAAGGTTGAAGTAGTGGAAACTCAAAGGGGAGGAGGCCTTAAGAGGTCTTTAAGCAAAAAGGTTATCAAAGAAGACTTTTGGAATGATGGAGAAGATGCAAACAACATACGGGTGAAGATGGCAACATGTATTTGAAAGGTAGCTTCAAAGGTGTTTGGAGTGACTAAAACAAGAGGACGCAAACCTAAAGATACTTGGTATAGGAACAAGGACGTCTAGAAGGCtattaagaagaagaaagaatgctataggtacttgtaccatgataggagtgtggacaacgTAGAGAAGtttaaggtggcaaagaagatagCAAAACATGTCGTGAAAGGGTCATGCCTATGAGGATATTTACCAACACATAAGTACAAACAAAGGATAGGACATATAcgatggctagggttcatgaAAGGAAGACGAGAGACCTCAATCAAGTTAAATGCATTAATGATTATGGATTGATTGCTGGTGAAAGAGGATGAGATCAAACATAAATGGCAATAGTATTTAGACAAATTATTCATTGGTGAGAATGAGAACATAACTATTTAATTGGACGGTTCCTTTGATGATACTATAGGTTCTTGGTGCATAAGATTCAAGAATCTTAGGCAAACAGGGCAAGGTGACGAGCCCTAATGGTATCCCAATTGAGGTATGAAGATGCCTCAAGGGCAAGGGTAAATTTAGGGGTGTTTGTTAGGGTCTGTTGATCCTGACAAATTTTGTAATCCTTTAGTAAAATATTGTTGGAACTTAAGAAAATCTATGTCATGTAATGAAATTAACACCAATGATGTTTAGCTAGATTCACAGTCAAAGTTGTGCTAATTATCAGGGAATTAAGTGATGAgacatactatgaagctatgggatgGAGTTATGGAGCATTGTTTTTTCATCGACTTAGAGAAGGCCTATGAAAAACAGCTAAGCAATGCCATGTGGTGGGTTTTATGCAAACATAAATTCTCAACAAATTATGTttccctcatcaaggacatgtacaataatgttATGACTAGTATTCAAACAATTGATGGCATAGGTCGGTTCTCAATTAGACTACATCAGGGACCATCTTTGAAAACTTGTCTACTTGCCTTGGTGATGGATGAGATCACAATACATACAAGGAGATATCCCTTGGTATATTCTTTTTGCTTATGGATGTAGTGCTAGCCATTGGTGAAAAATGGTTGGGAGTAAATAGCAAACTAGATTTGTGGTGACGAAATCTATAATTGAAAGATTCTAGACTTAATGAAACTGAAATTGAGTATGTGAGGTGTGACTTGGATgctactatatatacacacacacacgagGGAAGATGTTACTTTAGAAGGTCAGTTagtgcccaacaagaagaagaccTTTCAATATCTAGGATCAACAATATAGTTAAAGTGGAGTGGATGAAATGGCACCAAGTATATGGCATTCTTCATGACAAGAAGGTGCCATAGATGCTAAAGGTAAATTCTATAGAATGGCAATGGGACTTGTGATGTTGAATtgtgtagaatgttggcctactaATATGGCACATGTTCAATATTTAAGTGTCACGAGCATGAATACATATGTTGCATTGGATTTAAAATCCTACAAGAATACATTGAGTCCTAAAGGATGATATAAGTGATAGGATAGGGGTAGCTCattaaagaaaagcttgtccaatattgattgagatggtttggacatgttcaATGGAGACCACTAAAGGCACTAGAGAACTATAAGGTGCAACAGCAATGTAGGGCAAGGTTGATCAAACTTGACATGGGTGGTGGCAATAAGAAGGgactttagagcatctccaaaagtactcaatattttcttcctaaaaacatgaagttttacaactcctaaaaaaatattagaagggataaagaaggtcatctccaagagtttctaataatacacttctaaaatatagaagacaattttacatcaggaattttatactatttctaaattatcctaacaacttttatatattctttctctcttgtacatttgcatcaggaaccctttcctactctttattctttccacgCCCTTCTACCTTTAGATTGGCCGACAAACAcgcgtgggagagagaagatacgCGCGTCTCGAaagcgcgtaactttacgcggaatAGGGTGACTTTTTccaagttctaaaagattaggaggatggattaggagttgttggagaggggttttttctcatcttgctaaaaatcAAGGATTAGGAAAggatttagggaactcttggagatgctcttagagtaTGGAATATACCTATAGAATTGTCCTCGGATAGAAAGTGTATGGAAAGTAGATATTTATGGGTTTGAACCATGAACGGGCTTTTAAAAAACTCTACCATAGGGCGCCCTACATGGGCATTGCAGTAAGAATCTATACTAGGATTTGAAGAACGCGTACCAGCAAGGGGAGACCCCCGAGCACACTGCTCTAACCGATATAACTCGTGAGAAGCTGGTATGAACAAGCTTTAGATCCCCTAATAATATGATATAACTATTATTAGTGCCTTATATATATTTATTTCCTTTTTATCTTAGTTTTCCTTTTTTGGTGGCTCATGTTCGGTTTCAACTCTAATCTATCCAAACTTGCTTGCGACTAAAAGGTGTTGTTGATTGTTGTAAAGCAGAAATGAAATACTAAATTGCATCTATAAGCGCCACTTTTGAAAGCATAAGATAATAGTAATAAAGAGTTGAAGTAAGAAGTGATCGAGATAGCTCAGATCGCTGAGGATGGACATCTCATGCATGGTTGATTAGTCTTTGTTTCATTAGTTTGTACTTTGTAATGATATATAGTTAGTTGCTTGATTCCTTAAAATTTCATTGTTAAATATACAATCCGAAACCAACCAATAAAAAATGTGAGTCCCTATCTAACCAAGTGTGTTGGGATTGGTCTGAATTAACATTCCAATCTTTATATACTAGTGCTGTGTTTAgggattatatatataatatatgaaAGCGTgattgatcaaataaactgtTTTATAGTGGACCAACTAAACAAAGCAAACTGATGTTATCATCAAGTACTGAAATTATTTTTTGTTAATTGGAAAAGATCAAGCAGCTCACGCATGATAACATAAAAAAGGTAGAATGCTTGCTGATGTGACCAAGAGTCCAAGACAAAACTTAGCCACGGTACTACAGTAGTTGACTTTTCTAGCTTACGGTGGTGATATATAATGAATAATACAACCTGATCATTCATCTGTACATATAGAACCAACAACCCAGATCTACAATctttgatttttcctcaataTCTAGCTAGCTAAATCTGCTAATTAGTTGTGTAATTTCCTCTCATCCTTAAAACCATAAAATTAAAGAATATATATCAAGATGAAAGCAAACATATAGCAATCTTTTAGTTAAACAAGCAAAAATAACACTTCAGAATATAAAGAAGAATTTATCTAGAGCAAACCTTAAGCTCCGAGTTGGGATTTGCTACGACTTGCTGCTCTTCCTTGGCCTTGCCGTACCGATCTATAACTGATTTCATGCTGCACACAGCACAAATGGcaatttatcaaaaaaaaaactattacaCTATGCGATTCAGTTCAAAATATTTAAGTTTAGCTATATAAAAGCTAAATTATTAATCACAAAAGATAGACCTAGTCTCTCTCTATCTCTGGGATAAAAACTTTCCGATGATACTAACTAGTCTGTAAGAAACCCCCACACTTATATAATACATATACTATATTATATCACAAAAGCGTATGTGTTTCCTACTGCAATGACATGCGTTGTGTTGATCACATGAAACAATATGACAAAATTAATTAAATTTAGTTTTGCACAAAGCACGGAGAGAAATAGTTCAAATAGACCAAACAAGGAAAGAAGAGGGGGAAAAACACATATACTAAACAGTACCAAAGATGTAGACCTTGCTTGCCACGGGCAAAGAAAAAGCTTGATATGTACGAGTAATTAGGAGTATTGCTGTGTGGTATGTAGTCAATATTTGACAAGTATATGGTTGTATATGTCCATCATCAGTCCATGTATGATGTTATTTAGGCAGGAAGTTTCTAGTTTCAAATCATAAAATGCAATCGAGAACCCAAATAAAGCAAGACCAAGTATATTTATTATATTGCTTCAAGAACAAGGGAATAATTTGATATTAATAAACTACTAGTATTAATTAAACTAAAGCACCACGGATGAATAGAAGAGACCTGGTGCTAGAGTACTCGTAGAGGCGGCCGGTGCTGGAGAAGATCATGAGGCCGACCTCCGCATCGCAGAGGATGGCGAGCTCCTTGGCTTTCTTGAAGATCCCGTTCCGGCGCTTGGAGAAGGTCACCTGCCGGCTCGTGGAGTTGTCGATCCTGCGGATCACAATCTTTCCCCTCCCCATCTCCCTCTCTAGCTCTTGACCTTCTCTCGACCTTCTCTCTCAGCTCGCTGGCTGGCCGGAAATCTATGGAGATATGATTGTGGACCTCCAAGAGCAAGGACGACGGCAGGATCTCCACGCCAAGCCAAAGAAGGTAATAAGGAGGAGGAGATCTGGTGGGAGCTCTCGAAGAAGAAAGCTCAAAAGCAGCAGGTTTCCCAAGGGAGGAAGAGAGGGGAAATGAACGATGCTTCTTGTGTGTGCGTTTGTGGGAAGAGCGATGGCTTTTCTTGGCGCAGGGTGGATGCAACTTGCGAGCAGACTTTCCCCTATCTGCTACTTGCTTTATTTAGCAAGGAAAGGAAATCCAAGAGGAGGGAGGCCAGACGCGCTCGACACCCAATTGGCTACCCGGCCTACCTCGCTCATTTCTTCTCAGGGCTTTCTTTATATTATTAGCTGGTGGTGGTGCTAATTACCCCCTAAATGCCTGTGCTAATGATAGCCGAGAAAATCGTCGCAACCACACGAAATTAAAGGTGACCATTCTGAACACGAGGGTGCTCTTTTCTATTGTGTGTGCATGTCTCTGTCAGGGCCTAGCTAGTTCCTTCAACTATAAGCAAAGTCCTCGGAGATTAATTAAGggaagtaaatggaggtggctacagaataacttattttgtagctggctactgaatatatatatatatatatacacacacacactaccctgtagctggctataaaataacttattctgtagtcactttgagttacgataattactatgttaatttacgatattatagtaactctttactaagtggtttactataatgttatggtaaatatctctatgtgttatagtaacccaactatcgtaaatatatatcgacattatcgtaaattagtatataaaattatcgtaaatgaaggtggctacagaataacttattttgtagctagctactgaatatactctccatatatatatatatatatatatatatatatatatatatatatatatatatatatatatatattgtttttcaCTACTGTGATTCTATATACCTAGTATAAGGAGCGAACCTTTTGCACTAGTAATTTCAATAGCCAAATGCGATGATCTAGCTACAAAATTTCGGTGCGGTGCGACTAGAAAACCCTGAAGGTTATATAGTTTTGTGTGCCATGCTATATATATTAGTATCTATGTACCATGAACACACAAGAGACAAACCGCAAACGGTGGCACATGATATGCTGCGCACAGAAGATCTCAAACGATTAGATTGGTTTAGCGTGCTTAGCAAAGTTTATTAAAAAAGTACAGTTAAACAATTGCGGCCGATGGCGAAGATAATATTTTTGTTGTGACCTAGAGATGGGTGAGAGGTGTTGGTGGTGTCCCCGCCGCCTGCCGGACGGTTAGCCGACGCGTGGAGGCGCCGGCGAAGACTCCCAACAATATCGCCTCACAACTCACAAGAAACCTACATGCCTGGCCggttttacatgcatgcatgtacgCAGTCATGTCATGCTGTCTATTCAGTTTTAGCTTTAAACAGATCAGTGCTTCATAGTAACGCATACATATGTTCATTTTGTGTATACGGGTCGTCCGATCCTAAACAACATATTCTGTCGCTACTGGAAACTTAACATTCCTGTCGGTTAAATACAAACCGACAGAGAAATTGTATATTTCTATCGGTTACCTACGAACCGACAAAAAAATAACGAAAGCGACAAAATAAATATAATTTTAATGTCGGTTTTTCAGCTACCGACAGAAAAATATAcagtttttctgtgtgttttgaTGACACCGACGGAAAAATTCATTTTGACGAGCGCTGGAGAATGAAACGCGCAGCCAACTTGGGCTTGGGCTGCGTTGGCCTTTCAGCCAGCCCAACAGCGGGCGGGTTATGCCGCGGACATATAAAAGCGGCACCCCAAACCCTAGCGCCACACTctgtctctcttcctctcccaccCGTTCGCCGCCTCCTGCACTTCGTGAGACCGCAACGGCGGGAGATCCGGTTATCGGCTCGCTCGCCCCGCGACGGCGCGACCCCCAAGCAGCGGCGCCTCCTCCTGTCACCAAGCAGCGGCTCCCTCCCCGCTGGCCCCCAAGTGGTAGCGCACAAGGCTAGGGCGTCGACGACGGCGGATCTGACTCCCTCGCGTGGCCCCAAGCAGCGGCGTCCCCGGTACGAGCGGCGACGATCCTGCTACCTCGCGGCCCCAAGCAGCAGCGGAGCCCCCGCCCCCGGATCTGACTCTGACGATGGCAGATCGGGCACCCTCACCTCGTCTCCACCTCGTTTTTGGGCTACGGCGGCGGATCCGGCTACCTCGCATGCTCTCCATGTTCCTGGTCAAGCCTGCTGTGGTGCTGTGAGTCCAGCAGCTCCTCTCCGGTTGTAGCAAGAATGCATGTGTTGTCATTTATTCTCATAATTTATTGGCCTGATGAGTTACTGAGTCCTGATTGTGTATTCA encodes:
- the LOC136477578 gene encoding MADS-box transcription factor 27-like, which encodes MGRGKIVIRRIDNSTSRQVTFSKRRNGIFKKAKELAILCDAEVGLMIFSSTGRLYEYSSTSMKSVIDRYGKAKEEQQVVANPNSELKFWQREAASLTQQLHNLQENYWQLMGEDLSGLNVKELQSLENQLETSLRGVRAKKDHLLIDEIHELNRQASLFRQENTDLYNKINLVRQENVELHKKIYETEGTSGVNRESPTPLNFAVVETRDVPVQLGLSTLPQQDNIEPSTAPKLGLQLNP